The following proteins are encoded in a genomic region of Streptomyces gobiensis:
- a CDS encoding ATP-dependent DNA helicase, whose product MSATSDGPALSELLHAAVTAVGGTERPGQVAMAEAVDEAIGDGSHLLIQAGTGTGKSLGYLVPALAQGDRVVVATATLALQRQLVERDLPRTVEALHPLLRRRPEYAMLKGRSNYLCLHRLHEGVPQDEEDGLFDQFEAASAMGGATSKLGKDLLRLRDWADETETGDRDDLTPGVSDRAWSQISVSSRECLGASKCAYGVECFAEAARERAKLAEVIVTNHALLAIDAIEGAPVLPSHDVLIVDEAHELVSRVTGVATGELTPGGVNRAVRRVAKLVDEKSADQLQTASETFERLMELATPGRLEAIPDDLGYALMALRDAARSCMTALGNLRDKSVQDEDAVRKQAAASIENVHDVAERMVQAAEYDVLWCERHDRYGASLRVAPLSVSGLLREKLFEDRSVVLTSATLKLGGDFNGVGASLGLAPEGEEGDDVPKWKGLDVGSPFDYRKQGILYVAQHLSPPGREGSRSDMLDELAELVEAGGGRTLGLFSSMRAAQAAAEELRGRLDVPILLQGEETLGELIRRFADDAETCLFGTLSLWQGVDVPGVNCQLVVMDRIPFPRPDDPLMSARQKAVEEAGGNGFMAVAATHAALLMAQGAGRLVRAMGDRGVVAVLDPRLAKARYGGFLRASMPDFWYTTDRNQVRRSLAAIDKAARS is encoded by the coding sequence ATGAGCGCAACATCCGACGGCCCCGCCCTCTCCGAACTCCTCCACGCCGCGGTCACCGCGGTCGGCGGCACCGAGCGCCCCGGCCAGGTCGCCATGGCGGAAGCCGTAGACGAGGCCATCGGCGACGGCAGCCATCTGCTGATCCAGGCCGGGACCGGCACCGGAAAGTCGCTGGGCTATCTGGTCCCCGCCCTGGCACAGGGGGACCGGGTCGTCGTGGCCACGGCGACGCTCGCCCTCCAGCGGCAGCTGGTGGAGCGGGATCTGCCGCGCACCGTCGAGGCCCTCCACCCACTGCTGCGCCGCCGCCCCGAGTACGCGATGCTCAAGGGCCGCTCGAACTACCTCTGTCTGCACCGGCTGCACGAGGGCGTCCCGCAGGACGAGGAGGACGGTCTCTTCGATCAGTTCGAGGCGGCATCCGCCATGGGCGGAGCGACCAGCAAGCTGGGGAAGGATCTGCTCCGCCTCCGCGACTGGGCCGATGAGACCGAAACCGGTGACCGGGATGACCTCACCCCCGGTGTCTCCGACCGTGCCTGGTCCCAGATCTCCGTCTCCTCCCGGGAGTGTCTGGGCGCCAGCAAGTGCGCCTATGGCGTCGAGTGTTTTGCCGAGGCCGCCCGGGAGCGGGCCAAGCTCGCCGAAGTCATCGTCACCAATCACGCGCTGCTCGCCATCGACGCCATCGAGGGCGCCCCGGTGCTGCCCAGCCATGACGTGCTGATTGTCGACGAGGCTCATGAGCTGGTCTCCCGGGTGACCGGTGTGGCCACCGGCGAGCTGACGCCGGGCGGTGTCAACCGTGCTGTGCGCCGGGTCGCCAAGCTGGTGGATGAGAAGTCCGCAGACCAGCTTCAGACGGCGTCCGAGACCTTCGAACGGCTGATGGAGCTGGCTACGCCCGGACGGCTGGAGGCGATTCCGGACGACCTGGGCTACGCCCTGATGGCGCTGCGGGACGCTGCCCGTAGCTGCATGACCGCGCTCGGCAACCTCCGGGACAAGTCGGTGCAGGATGAGGACGCGGTACGTAAGCAGGCCGCCGCTTCCATTGAGAACGTGCACGACGTCGCCGAGCGGATGGTGCAGGCTGCAGAGTACGACGTGCTGTGGTGCGAGCGGCACGACCGCTATGGCGCCTCATTGCGGGTCGCGCCGCTGTCCGTGTCCGGCCTGCTGCGGGAGAAGCTGTTCGAGGACCGCTCCGTGGTGCTCACCTCCGCCACCCTCAAACTGGGCGGCGACTTCAACGGCGTGGGCGCCTCCCTGGGGCTCGCGCCCGAGGGAGAGGAGGGGGATGACGTTCCCAAGTGGAAAGGCCTGGATGTCGGTTCGCCCTTCGACTATCGCAAGCAGGGCATCCTCTATGTCGCCCAGCATCTGTCGCCGCCCGGGCGGGAGGGCAGCCGCAGCGACATGCTCGATGAGCTCGCCGAGCTGGTGGAAGCCGGGGGCGGGCGGACGCTGGGCCTCTTTTCCTCGATGCGGGCCGCCCAGGCGGCGGCCGAGGAGCTGCGCGGACGGCTGGATGTCCCCATCCTCCTGCAGGGTGAGGAGACCCTGGGCGAGCTGATCCGGCGCTTCGCCGACGACGCCGAGACGTGTCTGTTCGGCACCCTCTCGCTCTGGCAGGGCGTCGATGTGCCGGGCGTGAACTGCCAGTTGGTCGTGATGGACCGGATTCCGTTCCCACGGCCCGATGACCCGCTGATGAGCGCCCGGCAGAAGGCGGTCGAGGAGGCGGGTGGCAATGGGTTCATGGCGGTCGCCGCGACGCATGCCGCGCTGCTGATGGCCCAGGGCGCGGGCCGTCTCGTACGGGCCATGGGGGACCGGGGCGTCGTCGCGGTGCTGGATCCCCG